GGTCGCCAACGGCGCGGCGATCATTGACGGCAAGGCAAGCTGGTTAATCCCGATGCTGATGGGCGGTCTGCAACCGTTTTTGGTGATCACCGGCACCGCCTGGGCGATGACGCCAATTGCCACCTCACAGCTGACTCGCAACGGCTTCGAGATGATCAACGGGCCCGGCATGCTGGCTTCCAACATTGCGCAGGGTGCCGCCACGCTGTGCGTCGCGTTTAAAACCAAGAACAAGAATCTGAAACAGCTGGCTTCTTCGGCGGGCTTCACCGCGCTGCTGGGTATCACCGAACCTTCCCTGTACGGGGTGACGCTGAAACTGAAGAAACCGCTGATTGCCGCCATGATTGGTGGGGGCTGTGCGGGTATCTATGCTGGTTTAGCTGGGCTGGTTCGCTACGCCTTCGTCTCACCGGGGCTGGCAGCGCTGCCTGCTTTCATTGGTGAAAACCCGATGAACATCGTCCATGCGCTGATCACCTGCGCCATTGCGATTGTCGTCACGTTTGCTCTCACCTGGATCATGGGATTCGACGATCCGGTGGATGAAACTGACAGTGTCCAAACCGACTCAGCTCAGGCAGACCAACGCCAAGCGTCACCGGCAGCCACTACCGCGCAAAAAACGCAGGCCGCAGAAAGCCGCGCAGAACCACAAACGATACTCAGCCCGCTGTCCGGCAAGCTGGTCGCGCTGAGTGACATCAACGATGACGTATTCTCACAGGGATTGCTGGGGCAAGGCGTGGCGATTATTCCTGACAACGGTGAAGTGGTCGCGCCCGTCAGTGGCGAAATCATCACGTTCCTTGAGTCTAAGCACGCCATCGGCATCCGGGCTGATAACGGTTTAGAATTGCTGATTCACGTCGGTCTGGACACGGTGAACCTCAACGGCAAGCACTTTACCGGCTATATCAAACCGGGCGACCGGGTTAGCGCAGGTGACAGGCTAATTAGCGTCGATCTGCATGAAATCATGCGTCTGGGCTACGACCCGGTTACGCCAGTCGTGATCATCAATAGCGATGAGTACGCCAGCGTCGTCTGTACCGCACCACAGCCGATCGCCCCGCTGGATACCATCATGAAAGTGAACGCCTGACGATCCATAAAAGCATTGGGCAAGGTGCCCAATGCTTTTCAGTCTCCCTGTATGTGAGAAAAATATGCACTATCAACAGCAAAAACACTTCCCAGCAGGTTTTCTGTGGGGAGCGTCGACGTCGGCTTATCAGGTAGAAGGTGGCTGGCAGGCCGATGGGAAAAGCCCGTCGATCATTGATCAATGCCAGCACCCAGAAAACACTGCCGACTTCACCGTCGCCAGCGATCACTACCATCGGTTTAAAGAAGATGTGCAGCTTTTCGCGGAGCTCGGCTTAAAGGCCTATCGCTTCTCTATCGCCTGGACACGTATTCTTCCCGATGGCACCGGTGCCATCAATCCGCTGGGTATCGCGTTTTACAACAATCTGATTGATGAGTTGAACGCGCACAATATCGAACCGGTCGTCACGCTCTACCATTTCGATTTGCCTTATTGTCTTGAGGCACAAGGCGGCTGGCAGAATCGCGCCACGATTGATGCCTTTGTTCACTACGCCCGCACGCTGTTTACGCATTTCGGCGACAAGGTAAAATATTGGCTGACAATCAATGAACAGAACACCATGATTCTGCATCCCGGCGCAATTGGCCTGCCGAAAGGTGGCGTGTTACCGTCTAAAAAAGCACTGTATCAGCAAAACCACCA
This genomic interval from Pectobacterium aquaticum contains the following:
- a CDS encoding beta-glucoside-specific PTS transporter subunit IIABC; this translates as MNYQKTNYQKTNYQKLGFDILALSGGKQNVSKLTHCATRLRFEFNDSDAVQADAIAKLPGVISVVDRGGQFQVVIGNDVQVTYRAILNEIGEMNGQRTASSKEPQKKGGIFSQIISVISTTFTPVIPAITGAGMIKALLAILKLTGLISADSTTYRLLDTISDAAFFFLPVLLAYGAAIKFACNPILAMTIAGALLHPNLAQLLASGGPISFIGIPVRLADYAGSVLPIILTVWIMSYIEQFAEKISPSMIKFFTKPMIVLLVTAPLALVVIGPFGIFLNDLVANGAAIIDGKASWLIPMLMGGLQPFLVITGTAWAMTPIATSQLTRNGFEMINGPGMLASNIAQGAATLCVAFKTKNKNLKQLASSAGFTALLGITEPSLYGVTLKLKKPLIAAMIGGGCAGIYAGLAGLVRYAFVSPGLAALPAFIGENPMNIVHALITCAIAIVVTFALTWIMGFDDPVDETDSVQTDSAQADQRQASPAATTAQKTQAAESRAEPQTILSPLSGKLVALSDINDDVFSQGLLGQGVAIIPDNGEVVAPVSGEIITFLESKHAIGIRADNGLELLIHVGLDTVNLNGKHFTGYIKPGDRVSAGDRLISVDLHEIMRLGYDPVTPVVIINSDEYASVVCTAPQPIAPLDTIMKVNA